The genomic DNA AATGCAAGTATTGAGAATTAGGGATGATGAACTTTACACTTAAATAAAAACATCTCTTAAAGGTGCTTTTATTGAAACTGCAAAACTTCTAGTCATTCATAGTTCTTCTCATATTCTCCTTTTTCGAAAATCTCCTTTGCATCCAAAGCTGTCCAATCTTCAGGTTTTAAATTCGGATGTTGTTCAAGATAGTTGGCTACCATCTTATAGCCTTCACTATAGCCATAATGACTAGGGAGAAGATTTCCTCCTCTAAGAATTGTTAATGACTGAGTAAAATCATGTGTGTCTAAATAAGATTCGACCTGGGACCAATACTTGTGATTATATTCAGGATAAATAGGCGTATGTGTTATATCTGGATAAACTTGTTTTTCAAACATGACGGCTTTACCTTCAAAAATCAGGTTATCAAGAACTGAGAAAGAACGACCTTCATCATAATGTTTTTCTGTCCAATAACTGTGATGATACTCATGAGCCATTACTGCCCTTAGGATGTCGTTTGTTATCGTTGGGTTATAAAAAACGATGATCTTCCCTGTACCTACTGTAACCATAGGAACTGAGTTGACGTTCGGAACAGGAAAAATACATACTGTAGTTTCACCTTCTGCTTCTAGTAAATTGGAAGACTTGATGAGACTTTCTCTTATTAACGTATTGGTTTCTTCTTCATCGATTTTATTTACCAATTCTTTTAAGGAATGTAATTGAGTCGGCGGTTGTGTTATGAAATCCATTGCCATATGTATGTATTCACCGTCTTTAAAACAACGTTCATAAACAGGCTCAATGATTTGTTCCTTATAAACTTTATCAATATCCTCATCTTTTTCCGCTAATTTGGTCAAATATTCGTTGTAAGATTTAT from Pseudalkalibacillus sp. SCS-8 includes the following:
- a CDS encoding DUF2268 domain-containing putative Zn-dependent protease (predicted Zn-dependent protease with a strongly conserved HExxH motif) codes for the protein MNKFRAFFLISIVVLIISSACEKAVYKPSSEEENIIYSFENEKTNQKFTIVHAYKSYNEYLTKLAEKDEDIDKVYKEQIIEPVYERCFKDGEYIHMAMDFITQPPTQLHSLKELVNKIDEEETNTLIRESLIKSSNLLEAEGETTVCIFPVPNVNSVPMVTVGTGKIIVFYNPTITNDILRAVMAHEYHHSYWTEKHYDEGRSFSVLDNLIFEGKAVMFEKQVYPDITHTPIYPEYNHKYWSQVESYLDTHDFTQSLTILRGGNLLPSHYGYSEGYKMVANYLEQHPNLKPEDWTALDAKEIFEKGEYEKNYE